The DNA region CTCCATCCCGCCGACGCCCGCGCATTCGCCTGCCGCGAAGATGTTAGCGACGGACGTGCGCTGCGCACAGTCGACGGCGATCGCGCCGTCGGCGCGCGTCGCGCAGCCCAGCGCGCGAGCGAGCGTCGTGTCCGGCACGAGGCCGTAACCGCAAGCGATACGATCGCAGTCGAACATCTGGATGCGTCCGTCCGCGCGTTCGACGATCGCGCGCTCGACACGTCCGCTACCCTTCGCCGCACGCACGACGCTCGACGTCAGATAGCGAAGCCCGGTCAAGCCGCGTGTCAGTTGCGCGGCTTGCACGAGCTTCGCGGGCGTCGCCGCAAGCGACGCGCCAAAGCGCATCACCGACACCAGCGATGCCTGCTCGACCACGGCCACGACCCGCGCGCCCGCCGCACGCGCGGTCGCGAGCGAGGCGAGCAGCAGCGGCCCGCTGCCCGCGATCACGATGCGCTCGCCGCGCACCGGCACGCCGCCCTTGATCAACGCCTGCAAGCCGCCCGCGCCCGTCACGCCGGGCAGCGTCCAGCCGTCGAACGGCAACAGCAGTTCACGCGCGCCCGTGGCAAGGATCAGGCGGTCGTAGCCGATGCACGCGCCGCCATGTTCCGCCGATTCGATCAACAGCCGGCCTTTGTCGAGTGGGGCAATGACGCGCGCGGCAGACGCGAGCGTCACGTTGCCGCTCGACTGGATCTCATGCAGACGCGCGGCCAGTTCATCCGATGGCGGATGCGCGGGGCCAGTGCGCCATACCTGGCCGCCCTCGCGAGGGTTGTCGTCGAGCACGGCGACGCGCGCGCCCGTTTTCGCCGCTTCGCAAGCGGCAGCGAGACCCGCCGGCCCCGCGCCCACGACGACGACATCGAAGCGCTGACCGTTCATCGCGGCCTCGTCGTTTGCACGATCTGGCCGTCGCGGCACAGGGTCTGACATGCGAGCACATGCATGCGTCCATCGACGCTCACGCGGCATTCCTGGCACACACCCATGCCGCACATCGGCGCGCGCGGCTCGCCAGTGACGGACACGCGCGTGCCGTATGCGCGCCCGCCGCACACCGCCAGGGCAGCGGCGATGGTGGCGCCCTGCTCGATCTCGACAGGCTGGCCGTCGATCGTGATGCGAACGCGTGGACGAACGGCTTCAGACATGACATGCCCCAAGCTCGAAACGCGCAGGCAGAAACGGATCGACGGCAATGGCGGCCGCTGTCTGCGTGATCTGCGCGGCGAGCAACTGCGCCGTGCCGAGCGACGTCGTCACGCCCAGACCTTCATGACCGACAGCGAGCCACACGCCAGGCGCCGCGCCGCCCGCTGGGCCGATCAGCGGCAAGCCATCCGGCGATGCCGCGCGAAACCCCGTCCATGCGCGAATGCCGTTGAGCGTCGGCAATGCGGGCAGATAGCGGGCCGCGCGCTGCAGCATCTGCGCTAGCACGGGCATATCGACGGCTGGGTCGGTGGTGTCGAACTGGCGCGACGAGCCGATCAGCAGTTGTCCCGTCGGGCGCGGTTGCGCGTTGAACGCCACGGATGTTCCCGTCGCATGATGGGCGCTCTTGATGTAGCCGAGTTCGAGCAGTTGATGGCGGATGTAGCCGGGATAGCGGTCGGTGATCAGCAGATGGCCTTTTTTAGGCTGCAACGGCAAGCCGGCCACGAGTTCGCGCGCCTGTAATCCGTTCGCGACGACGATGTGCGCGCCGCCAACGCGCTCGCCATTCGACAGCGTGACATGCCGTGCATCGACGGCCACGGCTTGCACATGCAGCCGCACGTCGATCCGCGCAGCGCCGGGCGATTGCGTGAGCAGCCATTGCGTAGCAGACGGCGCATACACGATGCTGTCGTGCCCGATGAGCAAGCCGCCCGCCATGCCCGGCGCAAGCGACGGCTCGCAGTCGTAGAGCGCGCGCTCGTCGAGCAGTTGCGCCGCCACATCTTGCGCGGCGAAGGCTGCGTGCATCTCACGCGCGGCGTCGAGTTCTTCGGCGTCGGCTGCGACCCACAGCGTGCCGCAGCGCGCAAACGCATCGCGCGTTCGCAACTGCGGCGCGAGCGCGAGCCACAAGTCGCGCGAATAGCGGCTCAAAGCGAACTCCGCCGGCGAGTCGTTCATCACCACGATATGCCCCATGCCCGCCGCCGTCGCACCGCCGCCGATGCCAGCAGCGTCGAGCACCGTCACGCGCAGCCCACGCGCGGCGAGCTCCGCCGCGCACGCCGCGCCGACGATGCCCGCACCGACGATCACGACATCCGCCGTCATACCGTGCGGATGCCCCACGCGAACGGATCGCGCTCGTCGAAGCAAAGGCGGCTCTCGGCCATGATGTGGGCGTGCCCGGTGATGGTCGGAATGACGGTCGCGATGCCGTCCTGCGTGCCGCCTTGCGCGTAGCTCGCTTCAAACACGCTGCCGATGACGCTCTCCTGCCGCCACACCGTTCCCGCCGCCAGCTTGCCGTCGGCGGCGAGGCATGCGACCTTCGCGCTGGTGCCCGTGCCGCACGGCGAGCGGTCGTACGCGTTGCCCGGGCACAGCACGAAGCTGCGGCTGTCGATGCCTTCGCGCGAGCCCGGCCCGAACAGCTCGATGTGGTCGATCAGCGCGCCGTTCGCACCCGTGATCCCCGCTGCGATCAGCGCGTCGCGGATCGCCGAACTGAAGTGCGTGAGCTCGGGAATGTTCGACGCGTCGAGCGAGCGGCCATGGTCGGCGACCAGAAAGAACCAGTTGCCGCCCCACGCGATATCGCCCGTCAACGCACCGAAGCCGGGCACCTCGACAGTCACGTCCTTGCGATGCCGGTACGCGGGCACATTGCGCACCGACACGCTGAGATCGGCGTTGAGCGTCGCCTCGACGATGCCGACGGGCGTGTCGATCAGATGCCGGCCCGGCCCGATGCGCCCCATATGCGCCAGCGACACCACGAGACCAATTGTTCCGTGCCCGCACATGCCCAGATAGCCGACGTTGTTGAAGAAGATCACGCCCGCCGCGCACTCCTTGCGATCCGGCTCGCACAACAGCGCGCCGACCACCACGTCCGAGCCGCGCGGCTCCGTGACGATGCCCGCGCGCCAGTCGTCGTAGCGCGTGCGAAACGCGTCGAGCCGTTGCGCAAGCGTGCCGCCGCCAAGTTCGGGACCGCCGGACACCACGAGGCGGGTCGGTTCACCGCCCGTGTGCGAATCGATGACGTTCAAGGTTTTCATGTTGCTCATGGTAGGAACGCGGCGGCGCGCAGTCTTGAAGCGGTTGCGCGTGGATTGTGACGATTTCAGCATAGCCAGAAGAACGCGGATGTGGCTTGCATTCAGGCTGCGGCCGGGCGGTTCATCGAGCAGGCGGAGCGCAGCTGCACCGCGCGCGGACGCGGTATCGATCCAGCGAGCTTCGACAGTTGAATGACGGGTAAAACCGGAGCTAAACATCGAAAGCATCGTAAATCATGGATTTCTCTCGCATAGCCGTTATGCCGAAATCGTCACGCGGGACGCGCGATTCGCGCAAGACATCCGAATATTCCC from Paraburkholderia caribensis includes:
- a CDS encoding FAD-dependent oxidoreductase, with amino-acid sequence MNGQRFDVVVVGAGPAGLAAACEAAKTGARVAVLDDNPREGGQVWRTGPAHPPSDELAARLHEIQSSGNVTLASAARVIAPLDKGRLLIESAEHGGACIGYDRLILATGARELLLPFDGWTLPGVTGAGGLQALIKGGVPVRGERIVIAGSGPLLLASLATARAAGARVVAVVEQASLVSVMRFGASLAATPAKLVQAAQLTRGLTGLRYLTSSVVRAAKGSGRVERAIVERADGRIQMFDCDRIACGYGLVPDTTLARALGCATRADGAIAVDCAQRTSVANIFAAGECAGVGGMELARVEGRIAGRAALGLAQAETFEQLRRERARWQRFAARVEMAFALRDPARQLPADDTLLCRCEDVSVGEVRAHASWRDAKLHTRCAMGACQGRICGGAAQALLGWDVTQVRPPIHPAQIATLMLAADENTAAH
- a CDS encoding (2Fe-2S)-binding protein, which gives rise to MSEAVRPRVRITIDGQPVEIEQGATIAAALAVCGGRAYGTRVSVTGEPRAPMCGMGVCQECRVSVDGRMHVLACQTLCRDGQIVQTTRPR
- a CDS encoding NAD(P)/FAD-dependent oxidoreductase — encoded protein: MTADVVIVGAGIVGAACAAELAARGLRVTVLDAAGIGGGATAAGMGHIVVMNDSPAEFALSRYSRDLWLALAPQLRTRDAFARCGTLWVAADAEELDAAREMHAAFAAQDVAAQLLDERALYDCEPSLAPGMAGGLLIGHDSIVYAPSATQWLLTQSPGAARIDVRLHVQAVAVDARHVTLSNGERVGGAHIVVANGLQARELVAGLPLQPKKGHLLITDRYPGYIRHQLLELGYIKSAHHATGTSVAFNAQPRPTGQLLIGSSRQFDTTDPAVDMPVLAQMLQRAARYLPALPTLNGIRAWTGFRAASPDGLPLIGPAGGAAPGVWLAVGHEGLGVTTSLGTAQLLAAQITQTAAAIAVDPFLPARFELGACHV
- a CDS encoding 4-hydroxyproline epimerase; amino-acid sequence: MSNMKTLNVIDSHTGGEPTRLVVSGGPELGGGTLAQRLDAFRTRYDDWRAGIVTEPRGSDVVVGALLCEPDRKECAAGVIFFNNVGYLGMCGHGTIGLVVSLAHMGRIGPGRHLIDTPVGIVEATLNADLSVSVRNVPAYRHRKDVTVEVPGFGALTGDIAWGGNWFFLVADHGRSLDASNIPELTHFSSAIRDALIAAGITGANGALIDHIELFGPGSREGIDSRSFVLCPGNAYDRSPCGTGTSAKVACLAADGKLAAGTVWRQESVIGSVFEASYAQGGTQDGIATVIPTITGHAHIMAESRLCFDERDPFAWGIRTV